In Pseudoduganella albidiflava, a single window of DNA contains:
- the pssA gene encoding CDP-diacylglycerol--serine O-phosphatidyltransferase, with translation MQRAKFALPSFVTLLSIACGFGSIVISVDNAHIGFPQDYRLAAALLVLAGIFDALDGFVARATGTSSEFGVQLDSIADVMNFGVGPAILLYCYAFVQIGPADPVLLRAGGLAAFFFVACGALRLARFNVSVGRTDPKYFVGMPITAGAACVASVVVAWPFPPETSLHGWLVVVLLFAVGGLMVSTIRFPSSKQKKSAAALVLLLVNLGLLVWLRFYYFVLFFVVYIAFTLALNFSWKRGWKGIPPPLVYKEEVD, from the coding sequence ATGCAACGCGCCAAATTCGCCTTGCCCAGCTTCGTCACGCTGCTGTCGATCGCCTGTGGCTTCGGCAGCATCGTGATTTCGGTGGACAACGCGCACATCGGCTTCCCGCAGGATTACCGGCTGGCGGCCGCACTGCTGGTCCTGGCCGGCATCTTCGATGCGCTCGATGGCTTCGTTGCGCGCGCCACCGGCACCAGCTCTGAATTCGGCGTGCAGCTCGATTCGATTGCCGACGTGATGAACTTCGGCGTGGGCCCGGCGATCCTCCTGTATTGCTACGCCTTCGTGCAGATCGGGCCCGCCGATCCCGTTCTGCTGCGCGCCGGCGGCCTGGCGGCATTCTTCTTCGTTGCCTGCGGCGCATTGCGGCTGGCCCGCTTCAACGTGAGCGTGGGCCGCACCGATCCGAAGTACTTTGTGGGCATGCCGATCACGGCGGGCGCCGCCTGCGTGGCATCGGTGGTGGTGGCCTGGCCATTCCCGCCGGAGACCAGCCTGCACGGCTGGCTGGTGGTGGTACTGCTGTTCGCCGTGGGCGGCCTGATGGTGTCCACGATCCGCTTCCCCAGCTCCAAGCAGAAGAAAAGCGCGGCCGCACTGGTGCTGCTGCTGGTGAACCTGGGCCTGCTCGTCTGGCTGCGCTTCTATTACTTCGTGCTGTTCTTCGTGGTCTACATTGCCTTCACACTGGCGCTCAACTTCTCCTGGAAGCGCGGCTGGAAAGGCATCCCGCCGCCGCTGGTCTACAAGGAAGAGGTGGACTGA
- a CDS encoding aldo/keto reductase — MTPCPAVRTSETGLALSRIVAGMWRMGEWNMSPQQRLALIEGCVELGVTSFDHADIYGQYAVEELFGEALALRPALRERIQLVSKCGIQLVSPARPAHKIKQYDTSAAHIIASVDNSLKALRTDFLDLLLIHRPDPLMDFDEIAETFEGLRAAGKVKHFGVSNFSRHQFESLHRRLPLSTNQVEFSPLHTAPMYDETFDGLQDLGVAPMIWSPLAGGRLFRDDPATEALRGTIARIAADIEQPFGSVVLAWIMQLPSRPIPLTGSGRIEAIEEAVWATRIKLSRSQWFEILRAAQGHEVP; from the coding sequence ATGACTCCCTGCCCCGCTGTCCGCACTTCCGAAACTGGTCTCGCGCTGTCGCGCATCGTTGCCGGCATGTGGCGCATGGGGGAATGGAACATGTCGCCGCAGCAGCGGCTGGCATTGATCGAGGGCTGCGTCGAACTGGGCGTGACCAGCTTCGACCATGCCGACATCTACGGGCAATACGCAGTGGAGGAACTGTTCGGCGAGGCACTCGCCCTGCGGCCGGCACTGCGCGAGCGCATCCAGCTCGTCAGCAAGTGCGGCATCCAGCTGGTGTCGCCGGCGCGCCCGGCCCACAAGATCAAGCAGTACGACACGTCGGCGGCGCACATCATCGCCTCGGTGGACAACTCGCTGAAGGCGCTGCGCACCGATTTCCTCGACCTGCTGCTGATCCACCGCCCGGATCCGCTGATGGACTTCGACGAGATCGCCGAAACCTTCGAAGGCCTGCGCGCCGCGGGCAAGGTGAAGCACTTCGGCGTGTCCAATTTCAGCCGCCACCAGTTCGAAAGCCTGCATCGCCGCCTTCCGCTGTCCACCAACCAGGTGGAGTTCTCGCCGCTGCACACGGCGCCGATGTACGATGAAACGTTCGACGGCCTGCAGGACCTGGGCGTGGCGCCGATGATCTGGTCGCCACTGGCCGGCGGCCGCCTGTTCCGCGACGATCCGGCCACCGAAGCGCTGCGCGGCACGATCGCCCGCATCGCCGCCGACATCGAGCAGCCGTTCGGCAGCGTCGTTCTTGCATGGATCATGCAGCTGCCATCGAGGCCGATCCCCCTGACCGGAAGCGGCCGCATCGAAGCGATCGAGGAAGCGGTATGGGCCACGCGGATCAAGCTTTCGCGCAGCCAGTGGTTCGAGATCCTGCGCGCCGCGCAGGGGCACGAGGTGCCCTGA